The sequence TCTCCGGCACACGCCAATAGGGGTTGAGGACGATGTACTGCATTCTTGAAGCGAAGATGGGGGTTTCGCGGTCACGCCGTCCGACAATGGCCCGCATCTGCAGCTCCTGTTGGTCGGCACGGCGTACTTCCAGGGTGAAGCCCGGAACATTGACGATGATATAGGGGCCGTCGCCGTGCGGGGGCAGCCATTTCCAGCGCTCCATATTCAGGCGGATCTTCGCGATGAGGGCTGAGGGTGAAAGCGCCAGTTTCGAAGCGGTGACAGGACCGACGACACCGTCGACGGTAATGCCATGCCGCCCCTGGAAGCGTTTGACGGCCTGGAGGAGGCGCTGTTTCTCTGCTTCCGGGTCCGGGTCGGCGGAACCGACAAGATCACCGGTCAGCTGAAGACGCCGGGAGATATTACCGTCGTCGGCATAGTCGGCGGTACGCGTACTCCATCCCCCCGCTTCGTCGAGCCGGCGATAGGTGTTCAGGGCCGTTCGCAGCCGCTGATAACCGATGTCCTGCGGGGCGACCGACAGCAGTACCTGTCGGATGTTCTGCCGGACCGCATCGTCGTTCAACAGGTGGGCCGGATCGATAGGGAGGGCATTGTACTCGCTGGTGCAGTTGAGATCGCTGCCGTAGGCGCGACCATAGTGCAGGTCGTGTGCGAGGGCCAAAAAGGCGTCGGTGAGGAGCAGGTCAAGCTCGGTACGCTGCCGGTCGTCCGGGGCCACGCACGTTTGCAGCAGTGTCCGGACGGCTTTACCGTGGTAGAAGGGCTCGGTGGGGTCCAGCCCCTCCTCCGCGATACCGTCGATCATCTGACTCAGCGCTTCGGCTCCGGGAAGGCATCCGCGCTCATTGCTCCAAAGCGGTGCGTATGCACGCGAGGTATAAAATGCTATCAGGCTTGGCCGGATAGTCGGCAAAATCGTGCGCAGCGTGGCATTGTCTTCGACGAAATCGCGGATCAGCAGCCCGACGGGGTCGGGAGAGACTGATGTCGTATTTCCGTCGCCGGGAAGCTGCACGGTGGCTACGGGAAGCGTATCATTATTCTCCTGCAGCGTGCCCAGGGCATACAAACTGCTCTGGAAAACCAGGAAGATAGATAAAAACAGTGTAAATCTTCTAATAGTGTCTTGTCTCATTTCGGTGGACTGTTAACGGGTATATACCCATATTATAGCAGTATATGGGCGAAGGGCTTCTGCGACCTTATGTCCGGCGGCGGTAACTGAGCGCTTCGAGCAGATGCGCGGAGGTAATGGCGGCACTGCCGTCGATATCGGCGATGGTGCGGGCGACCTTCTGAAGCTTCTTGATGGCGCGGAAGGAGAGCGCGAATCGCTGAACGGCCTGTGTCAGCAACGCCTGGCCCTCGTTGTCGAGTCGGCAGTAGAGATCGATATGCGCATCGTCCAGGCGACCGTTGAGCACCTCCTGGCCGCGTGCGCGTTGCAGGGTATGGACCCGCAGTACTGTCTCGTGCATCGCTTCCGAGGTGAGTGAAGGCTTGTCCTCTGCCCGGACAGGCTGCATCAGTACATAGAGGTCGATCCGGTCGAGAAAAGGGTCGGAAAGCCGGGAACGGTAACGCCTGATCTCGAGGTCGGTGCAGCGGCACTCCAGGGCGTCGTTCAGCAGGTTGCCGCAGGGACAGGGGTTCATGGCGGAAATGAAAAGAAAGTCGGTGGGGTACTCCACCTTGGAGTGAACCCGCGAGATACGGATGCGTTTGTCTTCCAGGGGTTCGCGCAGGGCCTCGAGCACCTGTTTGGAGAAGTGGGGGAGCTCGTCAAAGAAGAGAATGCCGTTATGGGCCAGGCCCACTTCGCCGATCTGCGCCCGGTGGCTGCCGCCGCCGAAGATGGAGGCCGACGTGCCGCTGTGATGTGGCGAGCGGAAGGGGCGCAGCGGTGTGAAGTGGGGTTCCCTGCCTTCGAGGACGTCGAGTTTGGCGATGTCGAGGAGTTCACTGTCCGTCAGAGGCGGCAGCACATGGCGGAGCCGCTTGGCGATCATCGACTTTCCGGAACCGGGGCTCCCCTCAAGCAGGAGGTTGTGCATGCCGCACGCACTGATGAGCGCGGCGCGCTTTGCGACCTCCTGACCGCGTATCTCCCTGAAATCATCGGGATAATGCTTTCGGTAGTAGTAACGCACCCCGCCAAGGGTCTGTGCGGGAAAAGGGATGGCTTTCGGCTCCGCCGGGTGTACTTCGGCTCCGGGTTCCGCTTTGAAAAAGGCGATGGCTTCGCGCAGTGTGGCCGCACCGATAAAGGTGATGCCGGGGATATTGGAGAGCTTGTCGAGTGCTTCCAGGGGAACGACGGCTTTTTGCAGCACGCCCCGGTTGGCCAGGGAGAGGATCAGCGGGTAAAGCATGGCGTTTTCCTTGATGCTTCCGTCAAGTCCCAGCTCTCCGAACGCGTACCACTCGGAAAAGTCCTCTTCGGCATTGTCCAGGGCGATCAGGAGGGCCATGGCCAGGTCGAACTGGCTGCCGTGTTTCTCGATATCGCTGGGGCTGAGGTTGATCGTGATGCGTTTCGGCGGGAAAGTGAAGTCGTTTGCGAGCAGGGCGCTTTTGACCCGTTCCCGCGCCTCGGAAATGGATGAAGAGGCCAGGCCGACTACGGTGAAGGAGGGA is a genomic window of Sulfurimonas sp. HSL1-2 containing:
- a CDS encoding L,D-transpeptidase family protein yields the protein MYALGTLQENNDTLPVATVQLPGDGNTTSVSPDPVGLLIRDFVEDNATLRTILPTIRPSLIAFYTSRAYAPLWSNERGCLPGAEALSQMIDGIAEEGLDPTEPFYHGKAVRTLLQTCVAPDDRQRTELDLLLTDAFLALAHDLHYGRAYGSDLNCTSEYNALPIDPAHLLNDDAVRQNIRQVLLSVAPQDIGYQRLRTALNTYRRLDEAGGWSTRTADYADDGNISRRLQLTGDLVGSADPDPEAEKQRLLQAVKRFQGRHGITVDGVVGPVTASKLALSPSALIAKIRLNMERWKWLPPHGDGPYIIVNVPGFTLEVRRADQQELQMRAIVGRRDRETPIFASRMQYIVLNPYWRVPETILNEDLIPKLVADPHYLTKKKIKLFSAADTTESQPIDPLTVDWSKWHERDTKRYVFREDPGAENPLGYVKFLFNNPYDIYIHDTPAHSLFKNSNGSFSSGCIRVRKPFELARYLLSLDDPEVTYKSLLTLLLSGENRWLRLKNTLPVYITYQTAAVDDEGTVRFYNDIYGCDRKLIKYIKNK
- a CDS encoding YifB family Mg chelatase-like AAA ATPase; this translates as MLLYLLTYGSIVMKQLKCATLEGIDALPVTVESTLTRGLPSFTVVGLASSSISEARERVKSALLANDFTFPPKRITINLSPSDIEKHGSQFDLAMALLIALDNAEEDFSEWYAFGELGLDGSIKENAMLYPLILSLANRGVLQKAVVPLEALDKLSNIPGITFIGAATLREAIAFFKAEPGAEVHPAEPKAIPFPAQTLGGVRYYYRKHYPDDFREIRGQEVAKRAALISACGMHNLLLEGSPGSGKSMIAKRLRHVLPPLTDSELLDIAKLDVLEGREPHFTPLRPFRSPHHSGTSASIFGGGSHRAQIGEVGLAHNGILFFDELPHFSKQVLEALREPLEDKRIRISRVHSKVEYPTDFLFISAMNPCPCGNLLNDALECRCTDLEIRRYRSRLSDPFLDRIDLYVLMQPVRAEDKPSLTSEAMHETVLRVHTLQRARGQEVLNGRLDDAHIDLYCRLDNEGQALLTQAVQRFALSFRAIKKLQKVARTIADIDGSAAITSAHLLEALSYRRRT